One stretch of Armigeres subalbatus isolate Guangzhou_Male chromosome 2, GZ_Asu_2, whole genome shotgun sequence DNA includes these proteins:
- the LOC134208843 gene encoding glutamate receptor ionotropic, NMDA 1-like, with protein sequence MRSLIHPLFVFVLVKSTVSSNSDLITAVTDLIHCLKFPVHVSVLSCWTEEEKLQFWKGIGGTTAVQFPIADQRKLPWNDRNQHQYLLVIDASCPRSKQLLRSAGQLLYYRVKWIVINQKKSNCGKFTKYFEELPVYISNEIYYVCEENGARGYTIKQVFRHSLATGLIDETFGYWNRGIIIKLQNSTSAAVRRRNLNHFKLRASIVITHNETLKHLEDYREKHVDTITKKNYFLTKYLIQDLNATIQFSFVNSWGYRNKETGKFSGMIGELQNNQADLGGTALFLTADRIKEIDYLSMTTPTRAKFIFRSPKLSFTDNVFLLPFSGTVWLCIISYIVLSAILLLTIMKVELRCTNVRYGNTDSRLNLMDTVLNMFGTSCQQGSYLEPKSLPAKCLILLSLIILMFLYASYSANIVALIQSPSNKIRTLEDLLNSRLETGAEDTVYNKYYFMHETEPVRRAIYEHKMKTRDGSGSKFITLDKGVEKVRRGLYAFHVELGVCYKLISETYQEDEKCGLQEIEYLNIIDPYYAVRKNSSFRELVRLSLFKLREFGIQGREHSMLYTRKPTCSGGSSFIPVSMVDVRPALTLLAWGFGIAGGLLVAETVWTRIRKRNIQLDLVSGAIFK encoded by the exons ATGAGGTCCTTAATTCACCCTTTATTCGTTTTCGTTTTGGTAAAATCTACCGTATCATCAAATTCTGATCTCATTACGGCCGTCACCGATTTGATACACTGTCTAAAATTCCCCGTGCACGTATCAGTTCTATCATGTTGGACCGAAGAAGAAAAGTTGCAATTTTGGAAAGGAATAGGCGGGACAACTGCTGTGCAATTCCCAATCGCCGATCAAAGAAAACTCCCTTGGAACGATCGCAATCAACATCAGTACCTTCTGGTTATCGATGCCAGTTGTCCAAGATCAAAACAGTTGTTGCGATCTGCTGGTCAACTTCTTTACTATCGGGTCAAGTGGATTGTaataaatcagaaaaaatcaaattgtgggaaatttacaaaatattttgaagaacttccggttTATATAAGCAACGAAATCTACTACGTCTGTGAAGAAAATGGTGCTCGAGGCTACACCATCAAACAAG TCTTTCGACACTCTCTTGCAACTGGATTGATCGATGAAACCTTCGGATACTGGAATCGTGGTATAATCATCAAGCTTCAAAACAGCACTTCTGCAGCTGTGCGTCGCCGAAACCTCAATCATTTCAAGTTGCGTGCTTCGATCGTGATCACCCACAATGAGACTTTGAAGCATCTGGAGGACTaccgcgaaaagcacgtggacACAATTACCAAGAAAAACTACTTTCTTACGAAATACTTAATCCAAGATTTAAATGCCACCATACAGTTCAGTTTTGTAAACTCGTGGGGATATCGCAATAAGGAAACGGGTAAATTTAGCGGAATGATCGGCGAACTGCAAAACAATCAGGCCGATCTTGGCGGTACGGCACTGTTCCTGACAGCGGATCGGATAAAGGAAATCGATTACCTGTCGATGACCACTCCGACGCGCGCCAAGTTCATTTTTCGCTCGCCGAAACTCTCCTTCACGGATAACGTTTTCCTGTTACCATTCAGTGGGACTGTTTGGCTGTGCATCATCAGTTACATCGTCCTTTCGGCGATCCTTCTGTTAACCATCATGAAGGTCGAGCTGCGGTGCACCAATGTTCGCTACGGAAATACGGATTCTCGGTTGAATCTAATGGATACCGTGCTCAACATGTTCGGAACTTCGTGCCAGCAGGGTTCTTATCTGGAACCGAAATCACTTCCGGCCAAGTGTTTGATCTTGTTGAGTCTGATAATTCTGATGTTCTTGTACGCCAGCTATTCGGCAAACATTGTCGCGTTGATCCAATCGCCGTCGAACAAGATTCGGACATTGGAGGATTTGTTGAACTCGCGATTGGAGACCGGAGCCGAAGATACGGTTTATAACAAGTACTATTTTATG CATGAAACGGAACCTGTGAGGAGAGCGATCTACGAGCACAAAATGAAAACTCGTGATGGAAGTGGTTCTAAATTTATTACGCTGGACAAGGGTGTTGAGAAAGTGCGACGAGGATTGTACGCATTCCATGTGGAGTTGGGAGTATGTTACAAG ctcaTCAGCGAAACCTACCAAGAGGACGAAAAATGCGGCCTACAAGAGATCGAATACCTGAACATCATTGACCCGTACTACGCCGTGCGAAAGAATTCCTCTTTCCGGGAGCTGGTGCGACTCAGCTTGTTTAAGTTGCGCGAGTTTGGCATCCAGGGCCGGGAGCACTCAATGCTTTACACCAGAAAACCGACCTGCAGCGGAGGCAGCAGTTTCATTCCGGTGTCAATGGTTGACGTACGGCCTGCGCTGACCCTGCTGGCGTGGGGATTTGGAATCGCCGGAGGGCTGTTAGTAGCGGAAACTGTTTGGACACGGATCAGAAAGAGGAATATTCAGCTGGATTTGGTAAGTGGGGCAATCTTCAAATGA
- the LOC134217981 gene encoding H(+)/Cl(-) exchange transporter 7: MTQKQSLLESSDDDVSGNESHITNGDLTLNLAEREDGGEAIQNEPVFVLRRRKRGQSQYESLDYDVCENVLWNEENRKIEQRTTVKKDFARWIISMKIGIGTALVACVINIVIDQLSLLKYTFLKHEVDKNVISGDLSIPYLYWVLTNVVPVVIGATLVAYVEPVATGSGIPQVKCYLNGVKIPRIVRIKTLAVKAVGVITSVVGGLAGGKEGPMIHSGAVIAAGLSQGKSTTFRTDLRVFKYFRDDHEKRDFVVGGAAAGVAAAFGAPIGGILFSLEEAASFWNQSLIWRTFFASIISSFTLNLVLSAYHGLNSFRYRGLFNLGEFEPLPFEYYELPIFILMGVFGGTSGAFWNCINNQINIFRARFIKARWARVIEAAFVAAIGATCACAMAYLINDCRPLGNDPTETPVQLFCEDNEYNAAAALWFQTPEATVRALFHDPPGSHQILTLAVFVVIYYPLSCVTYGLSVSLGIFIPTLLVGAAWGRLTATFMVLVFPKSSMFVLPGKYALIGAAAQLGGVVRMTLSLSVILLETTGNIEFALPIILTLVAAKWSGDYFNEGVYDNQIKTSKVPMLPWHVDPALQQNISEDIMNQPVICVRRKEKVNYIIDILKNTNHNGFPVIEDDGNGNRENGKLIGLILRSQLVVILMRSMYIETSRFWKDLVTIENFRKEYPRYPTIEDLKISEDKTLRNYTVDMSLFMNPSPYSVNLKTSVPRIFQQFRALGLRHLVVVTGENRVRGIITRKDFLPEL, translated from the exons ATGACTCAGAAGCAAAGTCTGCTGGAATCTTCCGACGATGATGTGAGTGGAAACGAATCTCATATAACCAAC GGAGACCTAACACTTAATCTCGCGGAGCGAGAAGACGGCGGCGAAGCGATCCAGAATGAGCCTGTGTTTGTTTTGAGAAGACGGAAGCGGGGACAGTCACAATACGAG AGCTTGGACTACGACGTCTGCGAGAATGTGCTGTGGAATGAGGAAAACCGCAAAATCGAGCAGCGTACGACGGTGAAGAAGGACTTTGCACGATGGATTATTTCGATGAAAATTGGCATCGGAACGGCCCTGGTAGCGTGCGTAATCAACATCGTCATCGATCAACTGTCCCTGCTGAAGTACACATTTCTGAAGCACGAAGTCGACAAAAATGTTATAAGTGGTGATCTCAGCATTCCCTATCTCTACTGGGTGTTGACCAATGTGGTTCCGGTTGTGATTGGTGCCACGTTGGTAGCCTATGTGGAACCAGTGGCCACCGGTAGTGGAATACCGCAGGTCAAGTGTTACTTGAACGGAGTCAAAATTCCCCGAATTGTACGAATCAAAACGTTGGCAGTGAAGGCGGTGGGCGTGATAACATCGGTCGTTGGTGGACTTGCCGGTGGCAAGGAAGGACCAATGATTCACAGCGGAGCGGTCATTGCGGCCGGGCTATCGCAAGGAAAAAGTACTACATTTCGAACCGATTTGAGAGTATTCAAATACTTTCGGGATGATCACGAAAAGCGTGATTTTGTGGTTGGCGGTGCGGCGGCTGGTGTAGCTGCGGCCTTCGGTGCCCCAATAGGAGGCATCCTTTTCTCGTTGGAAGAAGCAGCCAGCTTCTGGAATCAATCGTTGATATGGAGAACGTTCTTCGCTTCCATCATAAGCTCTTTTACGCTGAACCTTGTCCTTTCCGCTTATCATGGCCTGAACAGCTTCCGTTATCGAGGTCTGTTCAATTTGGGCGAATTCGAGCCGTTACCTTTCGAGTACTATGAGCTACCAATCTTTATTCTGATGGGTGTGTTTGGTGGAACGTCCGGGGCTTTCTGGAATTGCATCAATAATCAGATCAACATCTTTCGAGCTCGATTTATCAAAGCGCGATGGGCTAGAGTTATTGAAGCGGCGTTCGTGGCGGCCATTGGAGCTACGTGCGCCTGTGCGATGGCCTATTTGATCAACGATTGCCGACCGCTTGGTAACGATCCAACGGAAACTCCAGTTCAGCTGTTCTGCGAAGACAACGAATATAATGCGGCTGCTGCGCTTTGGTTCCAAACTCCGGAGGCAACCGTCAGAGCTTTGTTCCACGACCCACCCGGGTCACATCAAATTCTCACACTTGCTGTGTTTGTAGTGATTTATTACCCGTTGTCATGTGTTACATACGGCCTTAGCGTATCGCTCGGTATTTTTATTCCTACGTTGCTGGTTGGGGCTGCCTGGGGTCGACTGACCGCTACGTTCATGGTTCTAGTTTTCCCCAAATCGAGT ATGTTTGTCCTTCCGGGCAAGTACGCATTGATTGGAGCGGCCGCTCAGTTGGGAGGTGTCGTGAGGATGACGCTCAGTCTGAGCGTTATCCTGCTTGAAACGACGGGCAATATCGAGTTTGCGCTGCCAATAATCCTTACACTGGTGGCCGCAAAGTGGAGCGGCGATTACTTCAACGAGGGCGTGTACGATAACCAGATTAAGACATCGAAGGTGCCAATGTTGCCATGGCACGTGGATCCGGCCCTGCAGCAGAACATTTCCGAAGATATTATGAATCAGCCGGTTATTTGCGTTCGTCGTAAAGAGAAGGTGAACTATATAATAGATATCCTGAAAAACACCAACCACAATGGATTCCCCGTTATTGAAGACGACGGAAAT GGTAATCGGGAGAATGGAAAACTGATTGGCCTTATTCTGCGCTCCCAACTGGTGGTCATTCTGATGCGAAGCATGTACATCGAAACGAGTCGCTTTTGGAAGGATCTTGTTACAATTGAAAACTTCAGAAAGGAATATCCTCGCTACCCCACTATCGAG GATTTGAAAATCAGCGAAGACAAAACCCTGCGCAACTACACCGTCGATATGAGCCTCTTCATGAACCCCTCGCCGTACAGCGTGAATCTGAAGACATCGGTACCGCGCATCTTCCAGCAGTTTCGGGCACTGGGCCTGCGACACCTGGTCGTTGTTACGGGAGAAAATCGCGTACGCGGTATTATCACTCGGAAGGACTTCCTTCCGGAGCTGTGA